The following proteins come from a genomic window of Acinetobacter sp. SAAs474:
- a CDS encoding Bro-N domain-containing protein, with amino-acid sequence MMNPSIFNFNNHGVRIVYGANGEPLFCLTDVCSVLSVDRSSRLLRELDSKGMADCHILTNGGTQKVKFINEPNLYRIIFRSNKLEALNFQDWVFNEVLPVIRKTGSYSPTARQTAFDELNRICMEENLSKDKGTFHSHGMHKRKREKHLNAKRIQACKANIQLTFEGIHND; translated from the coding sequence ATGATGAATCCATCTATCTTTAATTTTAATAATCACGGCGTTCGTATTGTTTATGGTGCAAATGGTGAGCCTCTATTTTGTCTGACTGATGTATGTAGTGTTTTATCAGTAGATCGAAGCTCACGATTATTACGAGAGCTAGATTCAAAGGGTATGGCAGATTGCCACATCCTTACAAATGGCGGTACTCAGAAAGTGAAGTTTATTAATGAGCCGAACCTATACCGCATTATTTTCCGATCTAACAAACTTGAAGCACTGAATTTTCAAGATTGGGTATTTAATGAAGTATTGCCAGTTATTAGAAAGACAGGCAGTTATTCACCAACAGCAAGACAAACTGCTTTTGATGAATTAAACCGTATTTGTATGGAAGAAAATTTATCTAAAGATAAAGGCACGTTTCACAGTCATGGGATGCATAAGCGTAAACGAGAGAAGCATTTAAATGCCAAGCGCATACAAGCATGTAAGGCAAATATTCAATTAACTTTTGAGGGTATACACAATGACTGA
- a CDS encoding helix-turn-helix domain-containing protein, with amino-acid sequence MNNTQVTQVLEHLKQGRSITQVDAIRLYKCYRLSAIIKRLRNQGYEIVTYNERNSSGTGTHARYELKGV; translated from the coding sequence ATGAATAACACCCAAGTAACCCAAGTTTTAGAACACCTCAAGCAAGGCCGAAGCATTACTCAAGTAGATGCAATCCGACTTTATAAATGTTACCGCCTGAGTGCAATTATCAAGCGTTTACGTAATCAAGGTTATGAAATAGTGACTTATAACGAACGTAATAGCTCGGGCACTGGTACTCATGCACGTTATGAGCTTAAAGGGGTGTAA
- a CDS encoding transcriptional regulator, which translates to MTITPIRIQFKKTCELLDISRESLRHIVRTDKTFPRPIKTGESKQAPVYFDYAELVEWHNKQKQSLSVMEA; encoded by the coding sequence ATGACTATTACTCCAATCCGCATTCAATTTAAAAAGACTTGTGAACTGCTTGATATAAGCCGTGAATCCTTACGCCATATCGTACGCACAGATAAAACTTTTCCACGCCCAATAAAGACAGGTGAGAGCAAACAAGCACCAGTCTATTTCGATTATGCCGAGCTTGTAGAGTGGCACAACAAGCAAAAACAAAGCCTTTCTGTAATGGAGGCTTAA